In Manis pentadactyla isolate mManPen7 chromosome 8, mManPen7.hap1, whole genome shotgun sequence, the following are encoded in one genomic region:
- the OPALIN gene encoding opalin isoform X1: MSFSLNFTLSANTTSSPVVTGGKGADCGPSLGLAAGIPSLVATALLAALLFTLIRRRRSHSESTEEIERPCEISEIYDNPKIAENPSRSPTYEKNMMGTEEAHIYVQTVAGSEETRHDTYRPTVEMERRRGLWWLMPRLSLE; the protein is encoded by the exons ATG agtTTTTCTCTGAACTTCACACTGTCGGCCAACACA ACTTCCTCCCCAGTCGTTACGGGTGGGAAAGGAGCA gACTGCGGGCCCTCTCTTGGATTAGCAGCAGGCATTCCGTCCCTGGTGGCCACAGCCCTGCTGGCAGCTTTACTCTTCACTCTGATTCGCCGAAGAAGAAGCCACAGCGAGTCCACCGAG GAAATTGAGAGGCCCTGTGAAATTTCAGAAATCTATGACAACCCCAAGATCGCTGAG AATCCTAGTAGGTCACCAACATATGAGAAGAATATGATGGGAACAGAGGAAGCCCACATATATGTGCAGACCGTAGCAGGAAGCGAGGAAACCAGGCATGACACCTACCGCCCTACTGTTGAAATGGAGAGAAGGAGGGGACTGTGGTGGCTTATGCCTAGACTGAGCCTGGAATGA
- the OPALIN gene encoding opalin isoform X2, producing the protein MTSSPVVTGGKGADCGPSLGLAAGIPSLVATALLAALLFTLIRRRRSHSESTEEIERPCEISEIYDNPKIAENPSRSPTYEKNMMGTEEAHIYVQTVAGSEETRHDTYRPTVEMERRRGLWWLMPRLSLE; encoded by the exons ATG ACTTCCTCCCCAGTCGTTACGGGTGGGAAAGGAGCA gACTGCGGGCCCTCTCTTGGATTAGCAGCAGGCATTCCGTCCCTGGTGGCCACAGCCCTGCTGGCAGCTTTACTCTTCACTCTGATTCGCCGAAGAAGAAGCCACAGCGAGTCCACCGAG GAAATTGAGAGGCCCTGTGAAATTTCAGAAATCTATGACAACCCCAAGATCGCTGAG AATCCTAGTAGGTCACCAACATATGAGAAGAATATGATGGGAACAGAGGAAGCCCACATATATGTGCAGACCGTAGCAGGAAGCGAGGAAACCAGGCATGACACCTACCGCCCTACTGTTGAAATGGAGAGAAGGAGGGGACTGTGGTGGCTTATGCCTAGACTGAGCCTGGAATGA
- the OPALIN gene encoding opalin isoform X3, which produces MDCGPSLGLAAGIPSLVATALLAALLFTLIRRRRSHSESTEEIERPCEISEIYDNPKIAENPSRSPTYEKNMMGTEEAHIYVQTVAGSEETRHDTYRPTVEMERRRGLWWLMPRLSLE; this is translated from the exons ATG gACTGCGGGCCCTCTCTTGGATTAGCAGCAGGCATTCCGTCCCTGGTGGCCACAGCCCTGCTGGCAGCTTTACTCTTCACTCTGATTCGCCGAAGAAGAAGCCACAGCGAGTCCACCGAG GAAATTGAGAGGCCCTGTGAAATTTCAGAAATCTATGACAACCCCAAGATCGCTGAG AATCCTAGTAGGTCACCAACATATGAGAAGAATATGATGGGAACAGAGGAAGCCCACATATATGTGCAGACCGTAGCAGGAAGCGAGGAAACCAGGCATGACACCTACCGCCCTACTGTTGAAATGGAGAGAAGGAGGGGACTGTGGTGGCTTATGCCTAGACTGAGCCTGGAATGA